A genomic window from Megalobrama amblycephala isolate DHTTF-2021 linkage group LG2, ASM1881202v1, whole genome shotgun sequence includes:
- the grk5 gene encoding G protein-coupled receptor kinase 5, whose translation MEIESMAANCALIKAREVGNGSKGRSRKWKEFLRFPHINECTELERSIVRDYYNLCVKQPIGNQLFRLFCATRYDLQRCIDFLDETVEYEVTPDDKRKNFGKQLVTKYLTSQSSRMREILHRDLEECRSHLELKASEDVFSNCQKALHEYLSGAPFEEYQKSMYFDRFLQWKMVERRPITRNTFREYRILGKGGFGEVCACQARASGKMYACKKLEKKRVKKHRGEAMALNEKEILEQVNSRFVVSLAYAYETKEALCLVLTLLNGGDLRFHIYNMGTVGLDKDRVQFYAAEILCGLDHLHEKSIVYRDLKPENILLDDNGHIRISDLGLAIILPEERLVKGRVGTVGYMAPEVITNTYYSFSVDWWGLGCLIYEMTAGSPPFRKHKEQLTKQEVDRRVLEMIEQYNEKFDEETSSICRSLLAKNPKERLGCKFRQGVDAIKGHLFFKNINFTRLEAGRMQPSFVPNPRAVYCADVLDIDQFSTVKGVILDKVDDKFYIKFNTGSVPVPWQNEMIETECFKDLNVFGPHGTRTPDLDRTAVIPQTNMESRFINHSPPDYSRSRLLNRIFRRRNRDPSAEPIYRCLSTEEL comes from the exons ATGGAGATTGAATCAATGGCTGCAAACTGTGCACTCATAAAAGCACGAGAAG TAGGTAATGGTAGCAAAGGAAGGAGTCGAAAATGGAAGGAGTTTCTGCGTTTCCCGCACATAAACGAGTGCACAGAGCTGGAGAGAAGCATTG TGCGAGACTATTACAATCTGTGTGTGAAACAGCCCATCGGAAATCAACTGTTCCGCCTTTTCTGTGCAACTAGATATGATCTGCAGCGTTGCATTGACTTCTTGGATGAAACG GTGGAATATGAGGTCACACCGGATGACAAGAGAAAGAACTTTGGCAAGCAACTCGTCACAAAATATCTCACCTCACAG TCTTCTAGGATGCGGGAGATTTTACACCGTGATCTTGAGGAGTGCAGAAGTCACCTGGAGCTCAAAGCTTCTGAAGATGTCTTCAGCAATTGCCAAAA GGCACTTCATGAGTATCTGAGCGGAGCTCCGTTTGAAGAGTATCAGAAAAGCATGTACTTTGACCGATTCCTGCAGTGGAAGATGGTTGAGAG ACGTCCAATCACCCGAAACACATTTCGAGAATACCGTATTTTGGGAAAGGGTGGGTTTGGAGAG GTATGTGCGTGTCAGGCCCGAGCATCAGGGAAAATGTATGCATGTAAGAAACTGGAGAAGAAACGTGTTAAGAAGCACAGGGGGGAAGCCATGGCCCTCAACGAGAAAGAGATTCTAGAACAGGTCAACAGCAGATTTGTG GTGAGTTTAGCATATGCTTACGAGACAAAAGAGGCTCTTTGCCTGGTGCTGACGCTGTTGAACGGAGGAGACCTGAGGTTTCACATCTATAACATGGGCACGGTGGGGCTCGACAAAGACAGAGTACAGTTTTATGCTGCTGAGATCCTGTGCGGCCTGGACCATCTTCATGAAAAATCCATTGTTTATAG GGATTTAAAGCCAGAAAACATTCTATTGGACGATAATG GTCACATTCGGATCTCTGATTTGGGACTCGCCATAATCTTGCCAGAAGAAAGACTCGTAAAGGGCAGAGTGGGAACTGTGGGTTACATGG CACCAGAAGTCATCACAAACACATACTACAGTTTTAGTGTAGACTGGTGGGGACTCGGGTGTCTAATCTACGAGATGACGGCCGGAAGCCCTCCGTTCCGCAAACACAAGGAACAGCTAACTAAACAGGAGGTAGACAGACGAGTTCTGGAGATGATCGAGCAATACAACGAGAAGTTTGACGAGGAAACCTCGTCCATCTGCAGAAGC CTCCTGGCTAAAAACCCAAAAGAGCGACTGGGCTGCAAGTTCAGGCAAGGAGTAGACGCCATCAAAGGTCATTTGTTCTTTAAGAACATCAACTTTACAAGACTTGAGGCAGGAAGGATGCAGCCATCCTTTGTTCCCAAC CCGAGAGCTGTTTACTGTGCAGACGTCCTGGACATCGATCAGTTCTCTACGGTTAAAGGAGTGATCCTTGATAAGGTCGATGATAAATTCTACATCAAGTTTAACACAGGTAGCGTGCCTGTGCCCTGGCAGAATGAG ATGATTGAGACCGAGTGTTTCAAGGACCTGAATGTTTTTGGGCCACATGGAACAAGGACACCCGATCTCGACCGCACCGCGGTGATCCCGCAGACCAACATGGAGTCTCGGTTCATCAATCACAGTCCTCCAGATTACAGTCGATCCCGGCTGCTGAACAGAATCTTCAGGAGACGT AACAGAGATCCGTCAGCTGAACCAATATATCGCTGCTTATCTACAGAAGAGCTGTGa